The Glandiceps talaboti chromosome 1, keGlaTala1.1, whole genome shotgun sequence genome has a segment encoding these proteins:
- the LOC144442818 gene encoding cadherin-23-like, with protein sequence MERLQTLTKLVCDITWTNTPHSIDENTAINTVIIPDTDVVATFSEGQASPPFAIDHIDPGPNGIFSIDQTSGAIRLSENDLDFETLGPIQTVHVQCLQTTGSNGVYAVTVVINNLNESPVFGNLPETISIPETTGTSTSIYRVITDDEDGDTPVITITSQTPATPAFTITNSDEVWTSATDVFDYDNGDTLFTITINIDDGVSTAVEEDLTVLLTDEIDETPSFGATSYTCVIDEGESIGTAITCTTPTVLPGDDVTDDDADDTLSFSLSGTNSNHFTCDGVTGVITTARILDVDGATPVTSYSLTMTVTDTAGDTATTAVVITVNDVNDNVPVFNPSVYVSVMTENDAPGTTVAGLSVTDIDSADATLTLTIESGDDATPKFAISGTDVVTSANALDYEDATTVLKDWVYTLMVSAEDGVGNRATATVLVELLSENEASPTFSSFPSSPVIISENDPIGFVVIASADIAATDTDEGADGDVVYSITSVTNGGATSFHIEPDTGEVTTKVQFDYESGTTTYDITITATDGGSPTPSSTASILTVNIGDYNDHAPAFDRNIYDAAIDETATVGSSVVTLTTSDVDTATTFSYTIMSGNDDDKFEFDGTTPELIKIKTVIDLDVGTLDPQEYELVIEVTDGGTPELTATATVLVSVNPINQHDPVFGATTPVSLSVSENDAPGTSVGTITASDDDFEIGDDTVLLTIEAGDTYNNFQLDSLSGLLEIKTQVDYEETGTPIVLTIKATDRGSPSRTATADFSVTVVNENDHQPSCTKYSYVAPLSETAIDNTNIVQLDCTDDDGDTLTYTIIAGNVDNNFDIDATGLITLATGHTVDYDSAVKSYALTVQVGDGTTNVEVLVTINVSPENDEDCYFDPTSWSLTVSENVNAGDVIADASVNAHDSDASPHGIVMYSIVSVTPIASASMFSINEDTGEITLIEALDRETDTTYTINVEVEDGSGATATADIQIDVGDINDNDPQCADSAYFVEVDEGTYPFTVVTAADLSCTDPDDGAFGTLSYSLESQFPAIEFSEDGNTGEVTLSADTLDFDASHRVYDLVLRVSDGDSPARTVDVPIVVTVNPIDDAGPTFAGPFSAAIEEGLPAGTSVELCTATDTDSADTSDGQITYSITSGDPDSHFFIDSQTGEVTTKVILDHEVDQTYTLEITATSNALTDVQTLTVTVNDVNDELPSCTVSTFDVGISEDTAPSVVYTLTCQDGDAADATLTFAITVGDTAMFGINSNGELSLQAPGFDYDLGTRVFDLEITVTDSASNDFLVEGVIYVLPVNEDPPVFVPSNTLSATVSENVLGSTVITISASDADSTEEGHGLVQYALDVSCSCPEFSINGVTGDVILSQALDYEDSSSHTIPLIASDSDNDVTATLTVTVTDENDNSPVFNPRTYSVNLADELAAAENVVTVTATDDDSSANDNNVIMYAITGGDVGSIFAIDPVTGEITTAQVVDYESEFAYVLEITAADLNGAVGALTDIAWVSIVVDPINEATPIFQSTPYAVNTPEDTIPGVVVITVEATDTDAPSHPHGQVRYTITAGNGDGHFSIDETTGEITTTTYLDRESIASYTLTVTATDSTVALADQLSATETVAITIDDVNDNTPQCTPSAVYGVSIPAGMSVTDVVITITTADPDDGVNGVVDIAKDSGDPDDDFSLSGNDIIVNNALDHDVKDFYQIYYIISDQGTPSLSSECSVSIEVQSVNDYAPVFSTSLDAVTVSEDVSLGTKIYTATATDDDTGLHGELQFIIISGNNDTKFMIDEDDGDVRVVGLLDREIVDAYQLEIIVFDKGDTPEDTFNDTMTLNIVIDDVNDNSPIFSKSLYTTSINENAAVSTSVEKVRALDADDGVNADVTYSIIAGSGMVLFTIQSSSGVINTDGDLDRETDSLYNLRVSAVDAGTPQRTSYAVVQITIDDENDNRPKFLPDNLIVFVPEDSADGYQVTTVLATDDDDGTNQDITYYLTNGDPSGQFNVDSNTAELLVSNVGLDREVEDSYILEIEGEDGGTPTLTGTATVTITITDVNDNTPMIVPPSYTKTISEDAVKGTSVFNVEATDDDLKENGRVEYTISSGNDLGHFAIDIDTGLVFVNDVLDRESLGTYNLVVTVSDNGSPALEATADVTIILSDINDESPVFTEITYPFDVVENSAAGTVVGTIEATDSDLGTNAELTYYIIGGELSDHFTIDADSGDIFASSSTINRESYDYYTLFCKVLDRGDPALFAETTVYVTVLDDNDNSPVFELEEYAIYLEENSPAGTSVITVKATDDDYGTNADVEYSIPSTETLAHEYFEIHPISGKITLTSAIDSEVYPIMEFSLYAEDTGLPTNRSGTALVKVYNTNVNDNKPVFSPQFYSGELSYSNFLGVTIVTVTATDADADQSITYQLVEESIFEVDRTDGEVRLSANEETTLGETYTVSIRAIDDGEPRLTSDVSAEVRIDTFDPFTQLVDFYLSMTQEVFLAIKDEFIDELNKLLREDYPTGRCGVSHVAIRNLNPGGSTRKLLADSDAVTAYVYALKNDVADYYNGVDESKDFVGNEYLVRKFAADEDGTPVYDLQSTPFDKWNIAKVTLHQDPYEAPWYMQWWGILIICLIIALFILLIVLIVVLICWRYKRREKQRISEKEMRRSERETEWYANEQMRGPKDDNIIMQPTQRDGWGSNEPSGRTYEYNTVTGERRWSDGTISRQSNDSDVSIPANVSA encoded by the exons atgGAGAGACTTCAGACATTgacaaaattag tGTGTGATATTACATGGACTAACACACCACACTCTATCGATGAGAATACTGCCATCAACACTGTAATCATCCCTGATACCGATGTAGTCGCGACGTTTTCTGAGGGACAGGCTAGTCCTCCATTTGCCATCGACCACATTGATCCTGGGCCTAACGGAATATTCAGTATAGATCAAACCAGTGGCGCG ATAAGACTTTCAGAAAATGACCTTGACTTTGAGACCCTTGGGCCAATCCAAACAGTTCATGTGCAGTGTTTACAGACAACAGGTTCCAATGGTGTGTATGCAGTGACCGTCGTGATCAACAATCTCAACGAGTCACCCGTATTTGGGAATCTTCCGGAAACCATTTCTATCCCCGAAACAACTGGCACGTCAACTTCGATCTATCGTGTTATTACCGATGACGAAGATGGCGATACTCCGGTGATTACAATTACTAGTCAAACCCCGGCTACACCAGCTTTTACCATCACAAATAGCGACGAAGTCTGGACTTCAGCTACGGATGTATTTGACTACGACAATGGCGACACATTGTTTACAATTACAATCAA CATTGATGATGGCGTTTCCACAGCAGTCGAGGAAGATTTGACAGTTCTGTTGACGGACGAGATCGATGAAACACCGTCGTTTGGCGCCACTTCTTACACCTGTGTAATAGATGAAGGCGAAAGTATTGGAACAGCGATCACGTGCACGACCCCAACGGTATTACCTGGTGATGACGTGACAGATGATGATGCCGATGATACCCTGTCTTTTTCTTTATCTG GAACGAACTCTAACCATTTTACTTGTGACGGAGTTACTGGAGTCATTACGACGGCGAGAATTTTGGACGTCGATGGCGCTACACCGGTGACCAGTTATTCGTTAACTATGACAGTGACAGACACTGCTGGGGACACGGCTACTACAGCTGTCGTCATAACAGTGAATGATGTTAATGACAATGTACCAGTCTTCAACCCATCGGTGTACGTGTCTGTTATGACAGAAAATGATGCACCTG GTACGACTGTAGCAGGATTGTCTGTGACAGATATCGATAGCGCCGATGCTACACTAACACTAACAATTGAAAGTGGAGATGATGCCACACCTAAATTTGCCATCTCTGGCACAGATGTTGTGACGTCAGCAAACGCACTTGACTATGAAGATGCTACCACCGTTCTTAAGGACTGGGTATACACGTTAATGGTTTCTGCTGAAGATGGAGTCGGTAATAGGGCTACTGCAACAGTTTTAGTCGAG CTACTAAGCGAGAACGAGGCAAGTCCGACATTTTCTTCCTTTCCGTCATCACCAGTCATCATATCAGAAAACGATCCAATCGGATTTGTCGTTATAGCCAGTGCAGATATAGCAGCTACTGATACAGACGAGGGTGCAGACGGAGACGTAGTGTATTCTATAACATCTGTAACCA ATGGTGGTGCAACCAGTTTCCACATCGAACCAGACACAGGGGAAGTCACCACCAAGGTTCAATTTGATTATGAAAGCGGAACTACAACGTACGATATAACTATCACTGCTACTGATGGTGGATCGCCAACTCCCAGCAGTACTGCAAGTATTTTAACAGTCAATATAGGCGATTACAACGACCATGCACCGGCCTTTGACAGAAATATCTACGACGCGGCCATTGATGAAACTGCGACTGTAGGCAGTTCGGTGGTTACCCTGACGACTAGTGATGTTGATACGGCGACAACATTTAGCTATACGATAATGAGTGGAAATGATGATGACAAATTCGAGTTTGATGGAACTACACCTGAACTGATTAAAATTAAAACCGTCATTGATCTGGATGTCGGGACATTAGACCCTCAGGAGTATGAGTTGGTAATTGAAGTAACCGATGGTGGGACTCCAGAACTGACGGCAACGGCCACAGTACTTGTATCCGTCAATCCCATCAACCAGCATGATCCCGTCTTCGGTGCTACTACTCCCGTTTCGTTGTCT GTGTCAGAAAATGACGCTCCAGGTACTTCAGTGGGCACGATAACTGCAAGTGATGACGATTTTGAAATTGGTGACGATACAGTCTTGCTAACAATAGAAG CTGGTGATACGTACAACAATTTTCAGTTAGATTCATTGAGTGGTCTCCTTGAAATCAAAACTCAAGTCGATTATGAAGAGACCGGTACCCCTATCGTGCTGACAATTAAAGCAACAGACAGAGGTTCACCATCACGAACTGCCACAGCTGACTTTTCTGTAACTGTTGTCAATGAGAATGATCATCAGCCTTCGTGTACAAAGTACAGTTACGTTGCTCCACTGTCGGAAACTGCCATAGATAATACAAAT ATAGTTCAGCTTGACTGTACCGATGATGACGGTGATACCTTGACGTACACGATCATCGCTGGTAACGTTGACAACAACTTTGATATCGATGCTACTGGACTTATCACCTTGGCAACAg GACATACCGTGGATTATGATTCGGCAGTCAAGAGCTATGCGCTGACAGTTCAAGTTGGTGATGGCACCACCAACGTTGAAGTATTGGTCACAATAAACGTTAGTCCAGAGAATGATGAAGACTGTTACTTTGATCCAACATCATGGTCTCTGACTGTCAGTGAAAATGTAAACGCTGGTGACGTCATAGCTGATGCTTCTGTCAATGCGCATGACAGTGATGCAAGCCCACATGGAATTGTCATGTACAGTATTGTCAGTG TAACACCGATAGCCAGCGCATCAATGTTCTCAATTAACGAGGACACTGGAGAAATCACACTGATAGAAGCTTTAGACCGCGAAACAGACACCACATATACTATCAATGTTGAAGTGGAGGATGGGTCTGGAGCCACGGCAACGGCCGATATACAGATTGATGTTGGTGACATCAATGACAACGACCCACAGTGTGCCGATTCTGCTTACTTTGTTGAAGTTGACGAAGGAACAT ATCCATTTACTGTCGTGACGGCGGCTGATTTGAGTTGTACTGACCCGGATGACGGAGCATTTGGAACATTATCTTACAGTCTCGAGTCTCAGTTTCCCGCCATAGAGTTCAGCGAAGACGGTAACACTGGTGAAGTAACGCTTTCAG CTGACACTTTGGACTTCGACGCCTCTCATCGTGTATACGATCTGGTCCTACGGGTATCTGATGGCGACTCTCCCGCTCGAACTGTTGATGTCCCGATAGTCGTTACCGTGAACCCCATTGACGACGCCGGTCCAACCTTTGCCGGTCCTTTTAGTGCCGCTATCGAGGAAGGATTACCAGCTGGCACTTCTGTGGAGCTATGCACGGCTACCGATACCGATTCTGCAGATACATCCGATGGACAGATAACTTACAGCATAACAAGTGGCGATCCCGACAGCCACTTTTTCATTGACTCTCAAACGGGTGAAGTGACGACCAAAGTTATCTTGGACCATGAAGTTGACCAAACGTATACCCTGGAAATCACCGCTACTTCTAACGCCCTCACCGACGTTCAGACGCTGACTGTGACTGTGAACGATGTCAACGATGaactcccatcatgcactgtATCTACTTTTGATGTTGGGATATCAGAAGATACTGCCCCATCAGTTGTGTACACCCTTACCTGCCAAGATGGAGATGCAGCAGACGCCACCTTGACTTTCGCCATCACAGTTGGTGATACTGCGATGTTCGGTATAAATTCTAATGGAGAATTGTCACTTCAGGCCCCAGGATTTGATTATGATCTCGGCACAAGGGTTTTCGATTTAGAGATAACGGTGACTGACTCTGCCTCGAACGACTTTTTAGTGGAGGGTGTTATATATGTTCTCCCAGTTAATGAAGATCCACCAGTCTTCGTTCCTTCAA ACACACTTAGCGCCACTGTCTCGGAAAACGTACTTGGTTCTACAGTAATCACAATATCAGCAAGCGATGCCGACTCAACAGAAGAAGGTCATGGACTTGTACAGTATGCACTTGATGTGTCTTGCAGCTGTCCGGAGTTCTCCATTAATGGTGTAACTGGTGACGTCATACTATCCCAGGCATTGGACTATGAAGATAGTTCGTCTCACACAATACCATTGATAGCATCAGATAGTGATAATGATGTCACTGCTACCCTTACTGTTACTGTCACAGATGAAAATGACAATTCACCGGTATTTAATCCAAGAACGTACAG TGTCAATCTCGCGGATGAACTTGCTGCTGCAGAGAATGTAGTTACAGTGACAGCAACTGATGATGATTCGTCAGCAAATGACAACAACGTCATAATGTACGCCATCACAG GTGGAGATGTCGGGTCAATTTTCGCCATAGACCCAGTGACTGGGGAGATAACGACTGCTCAAGTTGTAGACTATGAAAGTGAATTCGCCTACGTACTAGAAATTACAGCTGCCGATTTAAATGGTGCAGTTGGTGCCTTGACCGACATTGCATGGGTGTCGATTGTTGTTGATCCAATCAACGAAGCGACACCAATCTTCCAGTCCACTCCTTATGCGGTGAATACACCTGAAGACACAATTCCAGGTGTTGTGGTTATCACAGTGGAAGCAACGGATACTGATGCACCATCACATCCTCATGGTCAAGTACGTTACACCATCACAGCCGGTAATGGTGATGGCCATTTCAGTATCGATGAAACCACTGGAGAAATTACGACCACTACCTACCTGGACCGAGAATCAATTGCATCATACACGCTGACTGTAACTGCAACGGACAGTACCGTAGCTTTAGCTGACCAATTATCAGCCACTGAAACTGTTGCCATAACGATTGATGACGTCAATGACAACACTCCTCAATGTACCCCGTCAGCGGTCTATGGTGTTAGTATTCCGGCCGGAATGTCCGTCACTGACGTCGTCATTACCATTACAACTGCCGATCCCGATGATGGTGTAAATGGTGTTGTCGATATCGCCAAGGATAGCGGTGATCCTGATGACGATTTTTCATTGAGTGGGAATGAcattattgtaaacaatgctTTAGATCATGACGTGAAAGACTTTTATCAAATATACTACATCATCTCAGACCAAGGAACTCCATCATTGTCCAGCGAGTGTTCAGTGAGCATCGAAGTTCAATCGGTGAATGATTATGCACCAGTTTTCAGTACATCTCTAGATGCTGTGACGGTGTCTGAAGATGTGTCTCTTGGTACAAAAATATACACAGCAACTGCCACAGACGACGATACGGGACTGCATGGAGAGTTGCAATTCATCATCATTAGTGGGAACAATGATACTAAGTTTATGATTGACGAAGATGATGGTGACGTCAGAGTTGTTGGCTTGCTTGACCGAGAAATTGTGGATGCGTACCAACTGGAAATCATTGTATTTGACAAGGGAGATACTCCTGAAGACACTTTCAATGATACCatgacgttaaatattgtcatcGATGACGTCAATGACAATTCTCCAATTTTCTCGAAATCATTGTACACGACAAGCATTAACGAGAATGCCGCTGTCAGTACAAGTGTGGAGAAAGTAAGGGCTCTGGACGCCGATGACGGTGTCAACGCTGACGTCACGTACAGCATCATTGCTGGGTCCGGAATGGTGTTATTCACTATCCAGTCTAGTAGTGGTGTGATAAATACAGACGGGGACCTGGATCGAGAAACTGATTCGCTCTATAATCTACGAGTGTCAGCTGTCGATGCTGGAACGCCACAAAGAACTTCATACGCCGTTGTACAGATTACGATCGACGATGAAAATGACAACAGACCCAAATTTCTACCAGACAATCTCATTGTGTTCGTGCCTGAAGATAGTGCGGATGGTTACCAGGTAACGACAGTCCTAGCAACGGATGATGACGATGGTACCAACCAAGACATCACTTATTATCTAACCAATGGTGACCCATCTGGTCAGTTTAATGTCGACAGCAACACTGCTGAATTGCTAGTGTCAAATGTTGGTTTAGATCGCGAAGTGGAAGACAG TTATATACTAGAAATCGAGGGCGAAGATGGAGGAACACCAACACTGACTGGAACAGCCACCGTTACTATTACTATCACAGATGTCAACGATAACACACCTATGATTGTTCCACCAAGCTACACTAAAACGATATCAGAGGATGCAGTTAAAGGGACGTCGGTGTTCAATGTGGAAGCCACTGATGACGATCTGAAAGAGAATGGAAGAGTAGAATACACaatttcatcaggaaatgatttAG GTCATTTCGCTATCGACATAGACACAGGGTTGGTGTTCGTGAACGATGTCTTGGACCGAGAATCATTAGGTACTTACAATTTAGTCGTTACTGTCTCAGACAACGGATCTCCAGCGTTGGAAGCTACAGCAGACGTGACTATAATACTATCAGATATCAACGACGAGTCACCGGTATTCACTGAAATTACCTATCCATTTGACGTGGTTGAAAACTCAGCAGCCGGTACAGTGGTCGGTACAATTGAAGCAACTGATTCTGATCTGGGAACGAATGCTGAATTGACGTATTACATCATCGGAGGTGAACTTTCAGACCATTTTACCATCGATGCTGATTCTGGCGACATCTTTGCTTCCAGTTCAACCATCAATAGAGAAAGTTACGACtattacactttattttgtaaAGTACTGGACAGAGGCGATCCGGCTCTGTTTGCTGAAACAACTGTATACGTAACAGTGCTCGATGACAATGACAACTCACCAGTTTTCGAGTTAGAGGAGTATGCAATATATCTCGAAGAGAACAGTCCAGCTGGAACCAGTGTCATTACAGTGAAGGCAACTGATGACGACTATGGTACGAACGCCGACGTAGAATATTCAATACCATCCACTGAAACACTCGCTCACGAATACTTTGAAATCCACCCTATCAGTGGCAAAATCACTCTAACCTCTGCAATTGATAGTGAAGTTTACCCAATCATGGAATTCTCTCTTTATGCTGAAGATACAGGTTTACCAACCAATAGATCGGGCACGGCACTCGTTAAGGTATACAATACAAATGTTAATGACAACAAGCCGGTGTTTAGCCCTCAGTTTTACAGTGGAGAATTGTCGTATTCAAACTTTCTCGGTGTGACAATTGTAACTGTCACGGCAACTGATGCTGATGCCGACCAATCCATAACATACCAATTGGTAGAAGAATCCATATTTGAAGTAGACAGAACTGACG GTGAAGTACGTCTGTCGGCGAACGAAGAAACCACTCTAGGTGAAACATATACGGTTAGTATTAGAGCTATTGATGATGGTGAACCACGACTGACATCAGACGTTAGTGCTGAAGTGAGAATAGATACATTTGATCCTTTCACACAACTGGTCGACTTCTACTTGTCGATGACACAAGAAGTGTTTCTGGCGATAAAAGACGAATTCATAGACGAACTAAATAAACTTCTACGTGAGGACTACCCTACCGGTAGATGTGGTGTATCTCATGTAGCAATACGAAATCTCAATCCAGGAGGATCCACAAGGAAACTATTGGCTGACAG TGATGCCGTCACTGCTTACGTGTACGCACTGAAGAACGACGTGGCCGATTACTACAATGGTGTAGACGAGAGCAAGGATTTTGTTGGTAATGAGTATCTTGTGAGGAAGTTCGCAGCTGATGAAGATGGGACACCAGTATATGACCTACAAT CAACACCGTTTGACAAATGGAATATTGCTAAGGTGACATTGCATCAAGATCCGTACGAAGCACCATGGTATATGCAATGGTGGGGGATACTGATAATATGTCTAATCATTGCACTCTTCATACTGCTTATTGTACTCATTGTGGTTCTTATTTGCTGGCGGTACAAACGTCGAGAAAA GCAACGAATCAGTGAGAAGGAAATGAGACGAAGTGAAAGGGAGACAGaatggtatgcaaatgagcagATGAGGGGTCCAAAGGATGACAACATAATTATGCAACCAACCCAAAGAGATGGCTGGGGTTCTAATGAAC CAAGTGGTAGAACGTATGAATATAACACAGTAACTGGCGAACGGCGATGGTCTGACGGTACGATTTCAAGACAATCAAACGACAGTGATGTCTCCATCCCTGCAAACGTATCTGCTTAG